The following DNA comes from Triticum aestivum cultivar Chinese Spring chromosome 3D, IWGSC CS RefSeq v2.1, whole genome shotgun sequence.
TTATGTGGCAAAAAAGACTACTATGATTCTTTTCATAAATGGTATACAAATTACAAGGCACTAGTAAATTTTTAGAGCCTTTTCCTCCATAAGTAATTCAGTTGATTTCATATGCACTAAAAATGTATTGCGATGCCCATGTAGATACACATGTTAAGATGCTATGTAACTCTGATCAGAGTAATCTGGCTGCATCTTTTTCTATATATTTTCGATGAACGAGGGGATATCTTTTAAAGAATAATTTTGTAAGACCAACAAAGCTTGAAATGATGCATCCACTGTGATTGAACTGTCATGTATTTTCTGTCAGTGTATAGTAATGTATAGTTTCTCTATTATCATGGCTGTGCCTTGTTTGCTTTATCCCATAACTGTTCATATCTCCTCTTCAGATAGACTTGTAGACTGCACTTCTTTGAAAAGAGCTACTGAATTCGTGTACTCTGCAATACTGCCTCAAGCATCCAAACCTTTCATATACATGTCCATCAATCTTCCACCAGAACACGTGGATGTCAATATACATCCAACCAAAAAGGAGGTATTTTGTGGCAAAATTTGTGCTGATGTTCAAACATTTATGCAATTTTCAATTAGAGAACAAACAATTCCAGTGATTCGTTCTATCTTGCAGGTTAGCCTCTTAAATCAAGAGCGTATTATTGAAAAAATTAAAGATGCCATTGAGGAAAAACTGATGAACTGTAATAACACAAGGATATTCCAAACTCAGGTTATTCAATTGTATACGCTTACATAAACCCACAGATACTTGGTGTTTTATTGTTGTGCCTCATCACAGTTGATATGGTGCAGCAATTGCTGGAGATCAATTATTAAGTGTTCATATGGTTGTTTCTCTCTATCTTTAGAGACAATATATCTGTTCAAAAGCTACTACCAGTTGCGTAGTGCATCAATTTCAAATATACATAAACAGTTGCTGAAAGAGTTGCTGAAATTTGTTTATTGTCATTTCCTCAAAAACTTGCTCTCTTGGAAAATTGACTTATCACTAGATGATCCTTGTTGAAATAGTCAAGAATTAGATTTTGAGTCAAGCCTCACCTTGTACTCATACAATGACACGTCTATGGTCAATAGTGTTCATTTGCTCCTTCAGAGTAGATTGTTATAATCTTTGGTTCTTTGAATGTTTAGAAGTGCAGTATATTACAAAAGTCCACCTGGGTTTCTACATTTGGCCAAACACATATTTAAACAAACTTAATTTGCAGATTTATACACATGCCTGTTTGCAAAAGCTACTTACCTCCATGCAATGTATTCTCTGGAATAAACGGTTCAACAACTTACGGcatgcaaatttaaacaaatttaaTTTGCCGATAAACTTTAGCTATCTCAGTTATGAAAACTATGTGCATGTGTGTTTTGCATTTTGATATAAACTTTTGCACACATCAGTGATGCTTGTTCCATGTGCATTGCAGGCACTAAACTCTTCAGCACTTACTCAATCTAACACACGAAAGGACATGGGTACGGAGATCAGCACGCCTACTGGTATGTAGCATATATCATATGCATATTTGAAGCTAAAATGTTTTCTATGTAGTATGTACACTATGCTGCTACAGCACATCAGTTAACTGCATATTATTGAGCTATCTAGTAATGCCATGTGAAACCACCACCTCCCCATCCAGCGAATGATCTTGACTAATTATATTATACTGTAGGAGATAAATCTCAAAAGATTCCTGTGAGCCAAATGGTCAGAACAGATCCACGCGATCCATCTGGAAGGTTGCACACCTATTGGCAAGGTCAATCTTCAAATCTTGAAAAGAAATCTGACCTTGTTACCGTGAGGTATGATCTTCATTAGCAACTTGATAGCGTTCACCACTTCCTGTATTTTTTGTGCTGTCTGGTTTGGTCATCTGTTTGTGCTCCCTGAATATTTTCTGCATGCCCATCAAAGTGTGCACTAAGTAGTTTGCCTTTCCTCATGTGAGGATTTAATGATCCATGCTGTTTACATGCTACAATTCTATAACTCTGGTTAAGTCGCGAGTGCTGGACCTTTTTCTACTTTGGTTGCCAATTCATAAATTCTATTTGAAGAAGGGGGTACAGTGATCCAGTGTTCTTTTTTTTTATCATGgctgattttttttcttctatttgcaTATGGTTCCCCAAGAAATATTGTAAGATCAAGAAGAAATCCAAAAGATGCTGGTGATTTGTCCAGTCGCCATGAGCTTCTTACAGAAATAGATTCTAACTTACATCCCGGTGAGCTCATCTTAACCTGTGATGTGTGAACCTGTCTCCATTTTTGTAGACTGATGATTTGTGTATTTCTGCTAGGCCTTTTCGATATTGTTAAGAATTGCACATATGTTGGAGTTGCCGATGAAGTTTTCGCTTTGATACAGCACAATACCCTCTTATACCTTGTCAATGTGGTAAATGTTAGGTAAACTCTAtgcattgacccccccccccccccccccccccaaaaaaaactctatGCAATGATGACTATTGTTACTCTTCTATGCCTTATATCTCTTATCGATGAAAAAAAAATCTCTTATCGAAGCTAGAAATTTCTAATATCTGACATAGTTCTTTGAAGGTAACCAATACCCCAGTTCCCTGTACATATTTGCAAATGCATCCATACGACAAACAATATTGCTCGCTCACACCATCATCAAACTGCTATCCATGATTTAACTTGTGATGCAGCAAAGAACTCATGTACCAACAAGCTCTGTGCCGCTTTGGAAACTTCAATGCTATACAGCTcagtgaacctgctcctcttcgTGAGTTGCTGACAATGGCACTGAAAGATGACGAATCAATGAGTGATGTAAATGAGAAGGAGAAACTAGAAATTGCAGAAGTAAGTTGTTTTCTTATGAGTCTTTGTTGATCTTGTCGGTAATACAACAGAAGTAATATTTTATTTTCCACCTGCATGTTTTTCTACTTCTTGATTCTTGTGTTACGGCTCAATCATTTGATTCCTGTAGCATCGTTCCATTGATGAAAATAGTACTTGTTTGCAGGTGAACACTGAGATACTAAGAGAAAATGCTGAGATGATTAATGAGTACTTCTCTATTCACATTGATCAAGGTGGCAACCTGACCAGACTTCCTGTTGTACTTGATCAGTACACCCCTGATATGGATCGCCTTCCAGAGTTCATGTTGACTCTAGGAAATGATGTAGGTTTCCTCTTAAATTTGGTCATGATATTTGATTATTCATTCCCTTCTGAGGCAACGGCAAGTAGGTTTTCAGACTTATATCGTGTTCAAATTTTAATTTTGGTGTTTCATTTAGATATGATAGCTAGGTATCCGGAAGTAACTTCTGTTTCTTATCTTATATTTGAAGTTATTTTGGAATTTCATTCCCGGGAGTTGTTGCTTTATGATATATTTTGTTTTAGATTTTACTTTAGTTATGCAAACTCGCAGTCCTGATTTTTAGTGATTACCATCTTATAATAGATTGCCTGGGACGTTGAGAAAGAGTGCTTCAGAACGGCAGCAGCTGCTATTGGAAACTTCTATGCGCTTCATCCTCCCATCCTTCCAAATCCATCTGGCAAAGGCATTCGGTTATACAAGAAAAATAAAGATTCCATGGAAAGTGCTGGACAGGCTGATAACGATTTAACAAGTACAGGTGAGCTTGTTGGGTATCTGTATTCTATAGTTGTATACCCATTAAAATGCATGAAGAACATATATGCTTAGTGTTACGCCCTAGTAGGTAACAGAATCCGCAGTTTCTCCCACTTTGCTTCCCATTAACCGCCAAGATGACATGACACTGAAATAGACAGACATACTAAAAAATACATCCATTATATATGATGCTCCAGCTAGATATTCATTCAGAGTTAATTGCCATTGGGGCTAAATATATATTTCCATTACAGATGAAGATGACATGGATCAAGAGCTGGTTGCGGAAGCAGAGGCGGCATGGGCTCAACGCGAGTGGACCATCCAGCACGTCTTGTTCCCGTCCATGCGACTTTTCCTCAAGCCCCCTAAGTCGATGGCAACAGACGGAACATTCGTCCAGGTTCCCTCCCAACCCCACTCCAGTTGTCCTTTATGCCACTGCTCAACGTTGGCGCCACAATGCCCATTCCCTTTTCTCAGACATGCATTGACAGTGTGTTGCTGAAAAGTTACCCATCATAAAGTCGTAAAATTATGGTACTAAATAGTACTATTCAAAGTAATTTTTTTCCCAAACAATCACCAAGCCACATTACACGCGACATTGATCTGAGTAGGCATACCAACGTAGGCAGTCCAACTTTGTTTCGTAAAAAGAAATGGCATGGCTTCAAGTGTCACCAATAGAAGCGTGTGAAATACCACAGTACCTTTTTTTATGGATGATGCGGCATCAACACACTCTGATATTGAGCTGTATTTTTTGAACCTATGCAGATTGCTTCTCTAGACAAGCTTTACAAGATCTTCGAGAGATGCTAGATGCCGCAAAGGCCGTCAGCCACACGATATGTAGAGAAGGAAGGGAGAGCGCAACCGACGCATTTGCTTGTTCCTTCTGGGACGGACGGACGTGCGTACATAATGGTGGCACTTTTTTTTTTTTGGGTAGCGTTGTAAATATTTGAAGAATGAGCAGAATTTGTTGACTCCAGCTCTGGAATTGAGTAGCAAAAAAAAAGTGCAAATGTGTTGGCTTTGCTACGCAATGCTGATATGTTTCCCCTAAataacttctttttttgcgggagtTTCCCCTAAATAACTGTGCTGGTAAATATGCCATGCCCTCTTACAATGACGAAGTCGCCGCGGTCTTTTTCCTCGAAAGATTCTACAAAATCAAACGGAGGCTGGTGTGGTCAACCTTTTTCTAAAATTAAAACAAACTTGAACTGGCGTTTTCAATTTTTTCATAAAGTCAAACCATGCGGAAACGCTTGTATATATGCTCCTACTAAAATTCTGCAAGAAAAAGACTCCCTCCTGTATGTCTCTGCGGGTGGGCCCGGAGAGAAACCCCACTCCAAATCCAATTACCACGCCCCGTCCTCCCTCTACCCTTTACCCCATCCATATCCCCACCCCCCGAGCAAAACCCTAGCTAGCCCCTCTCCATCCCCgaactctcgccgccgccgccgccgatggcgAAGCCCCGCCGCGGCCGCTCCGGCTCGCGGTCCTCGTcgggctcctcctcccgctccgcgTCCTCGGGCTCCTCCCGCTCGCGCTCGCGCTCGCGCTcccgctccctctcctcctcctcatcctcgccCGCCCGCTCCCGGGGCCGTTCCCCTCCCGCCGCCAAGCGCAGGTGAGCAAAcgcccccttcccttcccctcctcccctcccgCCCCGCCGTCGCGCGGCCCGGATCTGTGCTCGCGCGGCTTCAGCCCTGCCTGGGGTTTTGGGCGCTCGAGGTTTCGACGGGTTTGTTCCTAGATTCTGAATTGCTTGCCGCCGCGCACTCGCCTCGTGTGGTGGCGCTGGGGCCCTGGGCTCCAGGCCGGCGATGGTTCCCGCGGTGGACTCGTTAGGCCTGTTCCCTTGCTTATCCAACACTGTGTGCATGTTTTGAACGGCTTGCCTGAACAAGGCTCGGAGTAGTGGCTTGCGGGCCTGCTCTTGTGCGCTTACGTTTGGCCACACTCGCATCTGTACAATGCTGTATGGTTGGAAGGTTAGCGCTTGGGCGCGTTGGAGATACAATGCAAACACCCATTTGTGCGCCTGCTGGGGTCTTGTTTCCTGGACCTGGTGCTAATGCTGGGGTAGATAGTTTTTTTGTCTTGTTCATCTTAATCCACAGTTTCTAGACAACTTAGCACCCGATATAACCGATTTTTAAGAAGCGGGCAGGGGCTGGACTATCCAGTGGTATAGGATAGTTGATTCTGATTGCAAATTTATGTGTCTCTGTGTCTGTCCTGCATGtttcattattattttttatgttgtCAAGCGTAGCCAGTTCTCCTGGGATCGAACAATATTGATACAGTTTTGTGCTATCCATTGTAAGAGGTATTTATAACAATTGTGTTCGTTCAAAAATGGTTTTGAATGATGCTTGAGATAGGATGGAAACTGGAGTTAATTGCCAGAGACAGAGCCTCAGAATTCAGATGTGATTTTGTTGTTTGTTAGCTGCTTGGTGTCAGCATTTAAATCTTACATCTGCTACTCCCTTGGCAAAGGTCTGTGGTGGTCTGCACCTGCTAGTGCTACCAAGCATCCTATTTAAGTTTAACCATAGGCTATACATTCATTAATTTTTCGAGTTTGGCTTTGTATTTTTATGCATTTAGCCTCCACTGAATCTCTGAGTTCCAGTTTGATTCTTGCCCTGCACCCGTCTATCCATTTGAAACATATCTGTATTACAGTCATAGGACCAGTTCAATACCTCTTCTTCACAGTCCTAGATGAACCAGATCTTACTGACACCAATTCCTTCTTCTTTTTGCCTTCTAAACCATTGCTTTAACGTGTCATTGTTGCTGCTGTAATTGTATTGCAAATTGCACTGAATATGCTCATACTCAAAGTCGCCTTTTTTGCTGCATTGACTAAACATGGTTCTTTGGTGGCTTGTATTTTGGTGTGTTTTCTTATGTTAATTATCTTTAATCTTGAAACATTTATTTATGGCCCTGCTATCTACACAGTTCACCTGGAGCAAAGAAAGGTCGATCACCTTCACCCCCTCTCAAAAAAGGGTCACCATCAAGGAAAGGCCGCTCATCATCTCCTCCACCGAAGAAAGCTTCACCTCCTAGGTGAAAGCTTGCAGAGGATctgtatattttatattttttccgCTCGCACTGCATTGATGCTTGTTCATATAAGCATGCCACTTGAACTTGTTATCATTTTGTCTCCCACAGAATAGCTACTCAACATAAAAATTGGTATTTATTTGATGCATTTGTCGGGATTACGATGCCTATACGGTGCCCATTATTTTTGAGCTTTTCCAGTTTCTTTATGTTAGCATGATATAGCTACTGTTGGTGCCTTGGTGGCATTACTGACCGTGTTGTTTCTGTCGCTGGTACTTGGATATAGTGAGAATGTATTGTGCTCTCTTGTTATGCATGTAATGTACTTACCAAATTGGTGCTACTTGTTTCAGGAAAGCATTGTATTGTGCTCTCTTGTTATGCATGTAATATACTTACCAAATTGGTGCTACTTGTTTCAGGAAAGCAtctcctcctcctcagtcggttgTTCTACATGTTGATCATCTATCCAGAAATGTGAATGAGGCTCATTTGAAGGAGATATTTGGTGAGTTTATCTTCATGTTTCATGATCTTGTATCTTAATTTCTTGAAGGTTTAGTTGTGCAACTTTTATCGACAACTTACTTTCTTCTGTGGATCGGGCATGAAAGTGGTTGATCTTAACTTAGCTTGATGTTTAACTTATTTGGTAAAATTTTGAGATACTTCCGTACTTGCTagaagtaacatcatcattaaTCAATTTCATCGGAGAGGTAGGCTAGGGTGTCTCAAGTTTGAAGTTGAAGTTGTAAGCATCGTGCATGTCCTTATGCCAGTATTCAGATGGAGATTATGGAACAGAACTATTATTGCTTTGTTCTAAGTCCTGTTCATGAAAGCAATTTTGAGGGTGTTGCAGAAAGCATCGGAACAATGATCTGTTTTCCAATTACTATGTTACACAGTATAATGAGCTAACCATCCTTAGGATAACACACATAGTATAATGAGCTAACCATCCTTAATTTGCAGGAAATTTTGGTGAAGTGGTGAATGTGGAGCTATCAATGGACAAATTTGTAAGAAGTGTTGCATTGGCATTATCTGATGAAGCTTCTCCCGTCTCTTGACATCTAATCTGAGCTTTTTAATATATATAGGTTAATCTCCCTCGTGGGTATGGATACATCGAGTTCAAGAAGAGGACTGATGCTGAGAAGGCTCTTCTTTACATGGATGGTGTATGCCTTCTGCCCTTATGTTTTTGATATGCTTTCTGCCgtatgttttttatttttcttatgcaAATATGACAAAAAAAACTTCACATCTTCTCAGGGGCAAATTGATGGAAATGTTGTCAAGTTGAAGTTCACACTGCCACCACGCCAAAGGGCTTCTTCACCTTtaaagccaccccctcctcccccAAAAAGAGACGCTCCTCAGAATGATAAAGTTGCTATTGGTGCTGAAAAGGATGCTCAGCAGCGGCCTGGGGGATGTAAGTGTCTGAAGCTTTATATAGCTTATAGGTTATTCAGGGCCTACTGTAATGGGCATTTCTCTGTGATCTGGTTCTTTAATAAGCATTGGTCCCATCTAGGATAATTTGTAGGTGGATTTTTTGCCTTTTTATTGATGATCCAATCCTGTTTCATTTGCCAGCAGCATCTCCACGAAAGAAGCCACCTTCTCCTCCACGAAAGAGGTCTCCTCCAAATAGAAGGGCTGAGTCACCCCGGCGTCCACCCAATCCATCTCCAAGGCGTCGTGCTGATTCTCCTATTCGTCGTCGACCAGATCTTTCCCCTGTTAGGCGTGGTGACAGAAGACCAGGATCTCCAATTAGAAGACGTTCTCCTTCACCTAGAAGGCATAGGTCACCAATGCGGTGAGTTGTCTAATTGCCATTCTTGTATCTAGGGTATTGTAATGATAAATTGCTGACAACTGGTCTCGCCTCCGTCACCTTAGGAGGGGTCGTGGCAGCTTATCACCGCGTAGACGCTCCCCGGGGCCTCCTAGGCGCTCACCTGGGCCTCCCAGACGGCGGTAAGTCACTTTGAGCTTGTGCTGCTGATCACTTCTGTACAAC
Coding sequences within:
- the LOC123080803 gene encoding DNA mismatch repair protein MLH1 isoform X1; protein product: MEVDDTAPRGGSGGPPRIRRLEESVVNRIAAGEVIQRPSSAVKELVENSIDAGASTVSVTVKDGGLKLIQVSDDGHGIRCEDLPILCERHTTSKLSAYEDLQTIKSMGFRGEALASMTYVGHVTVTTITEGQLHGYRVSYRDGVMENDPKPCAAVKGTQVMVENLFYNMVARRKTLENSNDDYPKIVDFISRFAVHHINVNFSCRKHGANRADVHSGSTSSRLDAIRNVYGASVVRDLMEIQVSDENAVDEIFKMDGFISNANYVAKKTTMILFINDRLVDCTSLKRATEFVYSAILPQASKPFIYMSINLPPEHVDVNIHPTKKEVSLLNQERIIEKIKDAIEEKLMNCNNTRIFQTQALNSSALTQSNTRKDMGTEISTPTGDKSQKIPVSQMVRTDPRDPSGRLHTYWQGQSSNLEKKSDLVTVRNIVRSRRNPKDAGDLSSRHELLTEIDSNLHPGLFDIVKNCTYVGVADEVFALIQHNTLLYLVNVVNVSKELMYQQALCRFGNFNAIQLSEPAPLRELLTMALKDDESMSDVNEKEKLEIAEVNTEILRENAEMINEYFSIHIDQGGNLTRLPVVLDQYTPDMDRLPEFMLTLGNDIAWDVEKECFRTAAAAIGNFYALHPPILPNPSGKGIRLYKKNKDSMESAGQADNDLTSTDEDDMDQELVAEAEAAWAQREWTIQHVLFPSMRLFLKPPKSMATDGTFVQIASLDKLYKIFERC
- the LOC123080803 gene encoding DNA mismatch repair protein MLH1 isoform X2 yields the protein MEVDDTAPRGGSGGPPRIRRLEESVVNRIAAGEVIQRPSSAVKELVENSIDAGASTVSVTVKDGGLKLIQVSDDGHGIRCEDLPILCERHTTSKLSAYEDLQTIKSMGFRGEALASMTYVGHVTVTTITEGQLHGYRVSYRDGVMENDPKPCAAVKGTQVMVENLFYNMVARRKTLENSNDDYPKIVDFISRFAVHHINVNFSCRKHGANRADVHSGSTSSRLDAIRNVYGASVVRDLMEIQVSDENAVDEIFKMDGFISNANYVAKKTTMILFINDRLVDCTSLKRATEFVYSAILPQASKPFIYMSINLPPEHVDVNIHPTKKEALNSSALTQSNTRKDMGTEISTPTGDKSQKIPVSQMVRTDPRDPSGRLHTYWQGQSSNLEKKSDLVTVRNIVRSRRNPKDAGDLSSRHELLTEIDSNLHPGLFDIVKNCTYVGVADEVFALIQHNTLLYLVNVVNVSKELMYQQALCRFGNFNAIQLSEPAPLRELLTMALKDDESMSDVNEKEKLEIAEVNTEILRENAEMINEYFSIHIDQGGNLTRLPVVLDQYTPDMDRLPEFMLTLGNDIAWDVEKECFRTAAAAIGNFYALHPPILPNPSGKGIRLYKKNKDSMESAGQADNDLTSTDEDDMDQELVAEAEAAWAQREWTIQHVLFPSMRLFLKPPKSMATDGTFVQIASLDKLYKIFERC
- the LOC123080804 gene encoding serine/arginine-rich splicing factor SR45 isoform X2, with amino-acid sequence MAKPRRGRSGSRSSSGSSSRSASSGSSRSRSRSRSRSLSSSSSSPARSRGRSPPAAKRSSPGAKKGRSPSPPLKKGSPSRKGRSSSPPPKKASPPRKASPPPQSVVLHVDHLSRNVNEAHLKEIFGNFGEVVNVELSMDKFVNLPRGYGYIEFKKRTDAEKALLYMDGGQIDGNVVKLKFTLPPRQRASSPLKPPPPPPKRDAPQNDKVAIGAEKDAQQRPGGSSPRKKPPSPPRKRSPPNRRAESPRRPPNPSPRRRADSPIRRRPDLSPVRRGDRRPGSPIRRRSPSPRRHRSPMRRGRGSLSPRRRSPGPPRRSPGPPRRRSPPPRRLRSPPRRPPPPPPRRHSRSPPPRRPLHSRSRSISPRRGRGPPLRRGRSDSSYSASPSPPRKGPRRVSRSRSPRRPPRGRSGSSDSGSSSSSPTPRRR
- the LOC123080804 gene encoding serine/arginine-rich splicing factor SR45 isoform X1 — protein: MAKPRRGRSGSRSSSGSSSRSASSGSSRSRSRSRSRSLSSSSSSPARSRGRSPPAAKRSSPGAKKGRSPSPPLKKGSPSRKGRSSSPPPKKASPPRKASPPPQSVVLHVDHLSRNVNEAHLKEIFGNFGEVVNVELSMDKFVNLPRGYGYIEFKKRTDAEKALLYMDGGQIDGNVVKLKFTLPPRQRASSPLKPPPPPPKRDAPQNDKVAIGAEKDAQQRPGGSASPRKKPPSPPRKRSPPNRRAESPRRPPNPSPRRRADSPIRRRPDLSPVRRGDRRPGSPIRRRSPSPRRHRSPMRRGRGSLSPRRRSPGPPRRSPGPPRRRSPPPRRLRSPPRRPPPPPPRRHSRSPPPRRPLHSRSRSISPRRGRGPPLRRGRSDSSYSASPSPPRKGPRRVSRSRSPRRPPRGRSGSSDSGSSSSSPTPRRR